In Opitutaceae bacterium TAV5, one genomic interval encodes:
- a CDS encoding metal-dependent hydrolase (catalyzes the opening and hydrolysis of the beta-lactam ring of beta-lactam antibiotics such as penicillins and cephalosporins), translated as MRITYYGHSCFLVETSAARIIIDPFLTDNPFAPVRAKDVKCDAVLVTHGHEDHSCDAFEIARANDATLVANYEIAEYFAAKGLATTHGMNPGGAHIFPFGRVKLTLAHHTSSFNAGLNPIYMGVPCGIILEADGKRLYHAGDTALFLDMQLIGRGGLDAALLPIGDNFTMGPEDAIDALDFLKPRIAVPMHYNTWPPIVQDPQAFAAAAKARGHEVHPLAAGHSLEI; from the coding sequence ATGCGTATCACCTATTACGGCCATTCCTGTTTTCTCGTCGAAACCTCCGCGGCGCGGATCATCATCGATCCGTTCCTGACCGACAACCCCTTCGCTCCCGTCCGGGCGAAGGACGTGAAATGCGACGCCGTGCTCGTCACACACGGTCACGAAGATCATTCCTGCGACGCCTTCGAGATCGCCCGCGCCAACGACGCCACGCTCGTCGCCAATTACGAAATCGCCGAGTACTTCGCCGCCAAGGGCCTCGCCACCACGCACGGCATGAATCCGGGCGGCGCGCACATCTTCCCCTTCGGCCGGGTGAAGCTCACGCTGGCGCACCATACCTCCAGCTTCAACGCCGGGCTCAACCCGATCTACATGGGCGTGCCCTGCGGCATCATTCTTGAGGCCGACGGCAAACGCCTCTACCATGCCGGCGACACCGCGCTCTTCCTCGACATGCAGCTTATCGGACGCGGCGGTCTCGACGCCGCCCTGCTCCCCATCGGCGACAATTTCACGATGGGTCCGGAAGATGCCATCGACGCGCTCGATTTCCTGAAACCCCGCATCGCCGTGCCCATGCACTACAACACCTGGCCACCCATCGTGCAGGACCCGCAGGCCTTCGCTGCCGCCGCCAAGGCGCGCGGCCACGAAGTCCACCCGCTCGCCGCCGGCCACTCGCTGGAAATCTAG
- a CDS encoding N-terminal cleavage protein, with product MKTNNIPPRAFTLIELLTVIAIIGILAAIIIPVVGQVRDTARTAKCVSNWRQWDTAIKLYINDNKDKFPITINPPPDPNRPTKEPWYQIAPYLGIPGTSPMPASAGYDKIKAIMYGTMACTSKHNRPYKERGQALWWTFGISDQVSGRPFSSMTAPSRTLLGIDHCTEAPSNSILQWFESKDYETNPLRLRTATPKPHAGKVNVLYADGHIRTLKASQIMIGDHLRADPAYDGSKDNAPIGDPAYDQ from the coding sequence ATGAAAACCAATAACATCCCCCCCCGCGCCTTCACTCTGATCGAGCTCCTTACCGTCATCGCCATCATAGGCATCCTCGCGGCGATCATCATCCCCGTCGTCGGCCAGGTCCGCGACACCGCCCGCACCGCCAAATGCGTCTCCAACTGGCGCCAGTGGGACACCGCCATCAAACTCTACATCAACGACAACAAGGACAAATTCCCCATCACCATAAACCCGCCCCCCGACCCTAACCGCCCCACGAAAGAACCTTGGTACCAGATCGCCCCTTATCTGGGCATCCCCGGAACCAGCCCCATGCCAGCGTCAGCCGGCTACGACAAGATCAAAGCCATCATGTACGGCACCATGGCCTGCACCAGCAAACACAACCGCCCCTACAAAGAACGCGGCCAGGCCCTCTGGTGGACCTTTGGCATCAGCGATCAAGTCAGCGGCAGACCCTTCTCCAGCATGACCGCCCCCTCGCGCACCCTCCTCGGCATAGACCACTGCACGGAAGCTCCCTCAAACAGCATCCTCCAGTGGTTCGAAAGCAAGGACTACGAAACCAACCCCCTGCGGCTCAGGACGGCCACCCCCAAACCCCATGCCGGCAAAGTCAACGTCCTCTATGCGGACGGCCACATCCGCACCCTCAAAGCCAGCCAGATCATGATCGGCGACCATCTCCGCGCCGACCCCGCCTACGACGGCTCCAAGGACAACGCTCCCATCGGCGATCCCGCCTACGACCAATAA
- a CDS encoding AraC family transcriptional regulator — translation MPDAMLSQNLKTLSRIHGGKYIHQAGFLPGQTRDYWLIAQSLNPSPVGAITRSTQIHESWAHQRELKAGQLDTFSRYSLIYVTKGRGIFRDDRHREALPVAAGDVICVFPGIPHAYGPPEGERWDEINVEFSGIIFDAWIGAGLLDPAIPVRHLPQPVDYWLKRFHDVVLPLAARPSGKDFTLRDAGRLTDLLAEICDTWQKPHTQSDLLWANEARARLLALPPDAPLDLVAEGRAFELSEQAYRKKFKRLCGVTPSAFRSRHLVEQACHQLIASDVSIKALAFACGFSTPFSFSRRFKQLTGLSPEKYRENALR, via the coding sequence ATGCCGGACGCCATGCTTTCGCAAAACCTCAAAACCCTCAGTCGTATCCACGGCGGCAAATACATTCACCAGGCCGGGTTCCTTCCCGGACAGACTCGTGACTACTGGCTCATTGCCCAATCGCTCAATCCATCGCCCGTCGGGGCCATCACCCGCAGCACGCAAATTCACGAAAGCTGGGCGCATCAACGTGAACTGAAAGCCGGTCAACTGGATACGTTTTCGCGTTATTCGCTCATCTACGTGACCAAAGGCCGGGGAATCTTTCGCGACGACCGTCATCGCGAGGCACTGCCCGTTGCGGCGGGCGACGTGATCTGCGTTTTCCCCGGCATCCCCCACGCCTACGGTCCCCCGGAAGGCGAGCGTTGGGATGAAATCAATGTCGAATTTTCCGGCATCATCTTTGACGCATGGATAGGGGCCGGCCTGCTCGATCCCGCCATCCCCGTGCGTCACCTTCCCCAACCCGTGGACTACTGGCTGAAGCGATTCCACGACGTGGTGCTGCCCCTCGCAGCCCGGCCCTCCGGAAAGGATTTCACGTTGCGCGACGCCGGACGCCTCACCGATCTCCTCGCCGAGATATGCGACACCTGGCAGAAACCGCACACCCAATCCGATCTCCTCTGGGCCAACGAAGCCCGCGCCCGCCTGCTCGCCCTGCCGCCTGATGCTCCCCTCGACCTTGTCGCCGAAGGCCGCGCCTTCGAACTCAGCGAACAAGCCTACCGGAAAAAATTCAAACGCCTCTGCGGTGTCACGCCGAGTGCCTTCCGCTCGCGTCATCTCGTCGAGCAGGCCTGCCATCAGCTCATCGCCTCCGACGTATCCATAAAGGCCCTCGCTTTCGCCTGTGGATTCAGCACCCCGTTCTCGTTCTCCCGCCGCTTCAAACAACTCACCGGCCTTTCCCCCGAAAAATACCGCGAAAACGCCCTGCGCTGA
- a CDS encoding copper-binding protein CusF, translating to MKIPGAATLLLFRRHSVRQTGRSVSFALLLFAALAATPLARAGGDDERDCCAPPPAAAAIMAANAAKKAGPEPAATEPNLRGEVIAVLASRGGLLVKHEDVPGVMKAMTMLLKVDEATLAAAKKGDAITGLLVRKDDGWWIDKAKLGEPGETAAK from the coding sequence ATGAAAATCCCAGGTGCTGCCACGCTTCTATTGTTCCGGAGGCACTCCGTCCGCCAGACCGGGCGGAGCGTTTCCTTTGCCCTCCTGTTGTTCGCCGCGCTGGCGGCGACGCCGTTGGCCCGCGCGGGCGGGGACGATGAACGTGATTGCTGCGCTCCGCCGCCGGCAGCGGCGGCGATCATGGCGGCGAACGCCGCGAAGAAGGCCGGGCCCGAACCGGCGGCGACGGAGCCGAATCTGCGCGGCGAGGTCATCGCGGTGCTGGCCTCGAGGGGCGGCCTGCTGGTCAAGCACGAAGACGTGCCCGGCGTGATGAAGGCGATGACCATGCTGCTGAAAGTGGACGAAGCCACGCTGGCGGCGGCGAAGAAAGGCGACGCCATCACCGGCCTGCTCGTGCGCAAGGACGACGGCTGGTGGATCGACAAGGCAAAACTGGGTGAGCCAGGGGAGACGGCCGCGAAGTAA
- a CDS encoding glycosyl hydrolase — translation MTFTEVHYQDPATKTYLGSPSLVRLPDGTLLATHDYFGPGSPGAIDGEGALTSLHRSTDNGRTWCNVSHLDNIYWATLFLHRGALWLLGCSRSYGSITLRRSDDGGNTWTRPQNSTTGLLFPGGPRETGPNYHGAPVPVLVHEGRIYRAFEDCTPCVWGRGFQSLVISAPEDADLLNAANWTMSNKIPFDPAWVPVERWGIATNPGWLEGNCVAAPDGTVWNILRVNAEPMPDQAARLRVSDNGRRLDFDPATGFFDFPGGTHKFTIRRDPRSGLYLTLSNPAAGRIPLADGTPADVPFLGVSRRNLLTLCSSPDLWNWSVCATLLTDDQSLDPETSYKKTGFQYIDWHFDGDDIIYLARVGYDGAPNFHDSNRITFHRLWHYAERLRHPVPFKACPPSPPSSLSESIPPVFATA, via the coding sequence ATGACGTTCACCGAAGTCCACTACCAGGACCCCGCGACCAAAACCTACCTCGGCAGCCCCAGCCTCGTGCGCCTGCCCGACGGCACATTGCTGGCCACGCACGACTATTTCGGCCCCGGCAGCCCCGGAGCCATCGACGGCGAGGGCGCGCTCACCAGCCTCCATCGCTCCACCGACAACGGCCGTACCTGGTGCAACGTCTCCCACCTCGACAACATTTACTGGGCCACCCTCTTTCTCCACCGCGGCGCCCTCTGGCTCCTCGGCTGTTCGCGTAGTTACGGTTCCATCACCCTCCGCCGCAGCGACGACGGCGGCAACACCTGGACCCGTCCCCAAAATTCAACAACCGGCCTCCTCTTTCCCGGCGGCCCCCGCGAGACCGGCCCCAATTACCACGGCGCGCCCGTCCCTGTGCTTGTCCACGAAGGGCGCATCTACCGGGCATTCGAAGATTGCACCCCCTGCGTCTGGGGACGCGGGTTTCAGTCGCTCGTCATCTCCGCTCCCGAAGACGCCGATCTGCTCAACGCCGCCAACTGGACCATGAGCAACAAAATTCCCTTCGATCCCGCCTGGGTTCCCGTCGAACGCTGGGGGATTGCCACCAACCCCGGCTGGCTCGAAGGCAACTGCGTGGCCGCGCCCGACGGCACCGTCTGGAACATCCTTCGCGTCAACGCCGAACCCATGCCCGACCAGGCCGCCCGCCTCCGCGTATCGGATAACGGACGACGCCTCGATTTCGATCCTGCCACCGGCTTCTTCGACTTCCCCGGCGGCACCCACAAGTTCACCATCCGCCGCGACCCCCGCAGCGGCCTCTACCTCACGCTCTCCAATCCCGCCGCCGGACGCATCCCCCTCGCCGACGGCACGCCCGCCGACGTGCCCTTCCTCGGCGTTTCCCGCCGCAACCTCCTCACCCTCTGCTCCTCGCCCGACTTGTGGAACTGGTCCGTCTGCGCGACGCTCCTCACCGACGACCAGTCTCTCGACCCCGAAACCTCCTACAAAAAAACCGGTTTCCAGTACATCGACTGGCATTTCGACGGCGACGACATCATCTACCTCGCCCGGGTCGGTTACGACGGCGCGCCCAATTTTCACGACTCCAACCGCATCACCTTCCACCGCCTCTGGCACTACGCGGAGCGCCTGCGCCATCCCGTCCCTTTCAAGGCCTGCCCCCCATCCCCCCCATCTTCCCTTTCCGAATCCATCCCCCCCGTATTCGCCACCGCCTGA
- a CDS encoding kojibiose phosphorylase, which translates to MNPSSLWSIHHEGFQSGDIEKNGSKFIIANGVMGVRGTLEEFDKNQLAACTLAGLYDQVSDKWREPVNAPHAFNARIIVDDTPLSVLTTPLVRHRQSLDLRGAVHSRETVFRLPDGAEATLCADRFLSLADTRLGVMSLSLTVTRPCRVRLETGIDGDVWDLNGPHLGRFEGREEDGIHLLTALTGEKSVPVAVAEAIRSNNLPPSETVRSAQAIHRRFEFEASAGDTYSFEKYVAIVTGPGHGNDARATAGTALAAGRAADGAGRAALLAASRAVWDARWRDSDVLIEGDDDSQLALRYSIYQLLIIAPASDRCSIPARGLSGQVYKGGVFWDTEIFMSPFFDHTQPALGRRLMRYRIKTLGGARRKAAGYGCRGAFYAWESQETGDDACTLFNFTDVFTGRPMRTHFRDKQVHISADVAFAIWRHYRLTGDETLLTDGGAEVILECARFFLSYAWFKPEKNRYELLDVVGPDEYHERVDNNAFTTAMASATLRIALAVVDLLEKRHPAACATLLRRLDCADDLQRIREMDTLLFRPAPDPETGVIEQFTGYHKLENTTPAEVKKRVLNPTEYWGGGHGIATSTQVIKQADVVLMLHLFSEDFSDDVKRANWDFYEPRTEHGSSLSPCVYALLAAELGRTDYAFKYFLRTATIDLAGDAKQYSGGIYIGGTHPAANGGAWMTAVLGFGGLRLARDEHGNDIMRLTPRLPEKWQRLAFRFTWRGQWFAASITPDAITLAADVANTAPAPFVLAGQPVTCAPGQTLTRPAS; encoded by the coding sequence ATGAACCCTTCCTCTCTCTGGTCCATTCATCACGAGGGCTTCCAATCCGGCGATATTGAGAAAAACGGCAGCAAATTTATCATTGCCAACGGGGTGATGGGCGTCCGCGGCACGCTTGAGGAGTTTGACAAGAACCAGCTTGCGGCCTGCACCCTCGCCGGGCTCTACGACCAGGTTAGCGACAAATGGCGCGAACCCGTCAACGCGCCCCACGCCTTCAACGCGCGTATCATCGTTGACGATACGCCACTCTCCGTTCTCACCACGCCGCTTGTCCGCCACCGCCAGTCGCTTGACCTGCGCGGCGCCGTCCATTCACGCGAGACGGTTTTCCGCCTGCCCGACGGCGCCGAAGCCACCCTTTGCGCCGACCGTTTTCTCAGTCTTGCCGACACCCGGCTCGGCGTCATGTCGCTCTCGCTCACGGTCACGCGCCCCTGCCGCGTCCGTCTCGAAACCGGCATCGATGGCGACGTGTGGGACCTCAACGGTCCCCACCTCGGACGCTTCGAAGGCCGGGAGGAAGACGGCATCCACCTCCTGACCGCACTCACCGGGGAAAAATCCGTCCCCGTCGCCGTGGCCGAGGCCATTCGCTCAAACAACCTCCCTCCGTCCGAAACCGTTCGTTCCGCGCAGGCCATTCATCGGCGATTCGAATTCGAGGCTTCCGCCGGCGATACGTATTCATTTGAAAAATACGTCGCCATAGTCACCGGACCCGGGCATGGCAACGACGCCCGCGCCACCGCCGGCACCGCGCTTGCCGCCGGACGCGCCGCCGACGGTGCCGGACGCGCCGCGCTCCTCGCCGCCAGCCGTGCAGTTTGGGACGCCCGCTGGCGCGACTCCGACGTGCTCATCGAGGGCGACGACGACTCGCAACTCGCCCTCCGCTACAGCATCTACCAGCTTCTCATCATCGCGCCCGCCAGCGACCGCTGCTCCATCCCCGCGCGCGGGCTTTCCGGCCAAGTTTACAAGGGCGGCGTTTTTTGGGATACGGAAATATTCATGTCCCCCTTCTTCGACCACACCCAGCCCGCGCTCGGACGCCGCCTCATGCGCTACCGGATAAAAACCCTCGGCGGCGCGCGCCGCAAGGCCGCCGGATACGGCTGTCGAGGCGCTTTCTACGCATGGGAAAGCCAGGAAACCGGCGACGACGCCTGCACGCTCTTCAACTTCACCGACGTCTTCACGGGCCGCCCCATGCGAACCCATTTCCGCGACAAGCAAGTCCACATCAGCGCGGACGTCGCCTTCGCCATCTGGCGCCATTACCGGCTCACCGGCGACGAAACCCTGCTCACCGACGGCGGCGCCGAAGTCATCCTCGAATGCGCCCGCTTCTTTCTCTCTTATGCGTGGTTCAAGCCGGAGAAAAACCGTTACGAGCTCCTCGATGTCGTCGGTCCCGACGAATACCATGAGCGCGTCGACAACAACGCCTTCACCACCGCGATGGCATCCGCCACCCTGCGCATTGCCCTCGCCGTTGTTGACCTCCTCGAAAAAAGACACCCCGCCGCCTGCGCCACTCTCCTCCGGCGCCTCGACTGCGCCGACGACCTTCAGCGCATCCGCGAGATGGATACGTTGCTTTTCCGTCCCGCGCCCGACCCGGAGACCGGCGTCATCGAGCAATTCACCGGTTACCACAAACTCGAAAACACCACGCCCGCCGAAGTCAAAAAGCGCGTCCTCAACCCCACCGAATACTGGGGCGGCGGACACGGCATCGCCACCTCCACCCAGGTCATCAAGCAGGCTGACGTCGTGCTCATGCTCCACCTCTTTTCCGAGGATTTTTCGGACGACGTGAAACGCGCCAACTGGGATTTTTACGAGCCGCGCACCGAGCACGGCTCCAGTCTCAGCCCCTGCGTCTATGCCCTCCTCGCCGCCGAGCTCGGACGCACCGACTACGCCTTCAAATACTTCCTGCGCACCGCCACCATCGACCTCGCCGGCGACGCCAAACAATACTCCGGCGGCATCTACATCGGCGGCACGCACCCCGCCGCCAACGGCGGCGCGTGGATGACCGCCGTCCTCGGTTTCGGCGGACTCCGCCTCGCCAGGGACGAGCACGGCAACGACATCATGCGCCTGACGCCGCGCCTTCCCGAAAAATGGCAACGTCTCGCCTTCCGCTTCACCTGGCGCGGCCAATGGTTCGCCGCCTCCATCACGCCCGATGCCATCACACTCGCCGCCGACGTCGCCAACACCGCGCCCGCTCCCTTCGTCCTCGCCGGGCAGCCCGTCACCTGCGCCCCCGGACAAACCCTCACGCGACCCGCGTCCTGA
- a CDS encoding ribose 5-phosphate isomerase: MKKFSIAIGSDHAGFAYKEKIKEALLADGHTVRDFGTYSDASCDYPDFIRPTAEAVARGEFERGIVLGGSGNGEAIVANRIKGVRCGLCWNEQVAIWNRSHNDGNVLSLGERTITLEEALKIVRTWLATEFEGGRHIARIRKIDGE, encoded by the coding sequence ATGAAAAAATTCAGCATCGCCATCGGTTCCGATCACGCCGGTTTCGCCTACAAGGAAAAAATCAAGGAAGCGCTCCTCGCCGACGGGCACACGGTGCGCGACTTCGGCACGTATTCCGACGCCTCCTGCGACTACCCCGATTTCATCCGGCCCACCGCCGAAGCCGTGGCGCGCGGCGAGTTCGAACGCGGCATCGTCCTCGGCGGCTCGGGCAACGGCGAGGCCATCGTCGCCAACCGCATCAAGGGCGTGCGCTGCGGGCTCTGCTGGAACGAGCAGGTCGCCATCTGGAACCGCTCCCACAACGACGGCAACGTCCTCTCGCTCGGCGAACGCACTATCACCCTGGAAGAAGCCCTCAAAATCGTCCGCACCTGGCTCGCCACCGAATTCGAAGGCGGCCGCCACATCGCCCGCATCCGCAAGATCGACGGCGAGTGA
- a CDS encoding beta-phosphoglucomutase (catalyzes the interconversion of beta-D-glucose 6-phosphate to beta-D-glucose 1-phosphate), with the protein MTTARGAIFDLDGVIVDTARYHYLAWKRLAAELGFTFTEAHNERLKGVSRIRSLEILLEIGGIAVTPQEREAMAARKNAWYVEYIRKMDASELLPGARDYLKKLRARGVKIALGSASKNAPLILDNLRITELFDAIVDGNHVTRAKPDPEVFLLGARQVGLPPAECVVYEDAGAGIEAAHRAGMKAVGVGSPAALPAADFHVPDLRLLPG; encoded by the coding sequence ATCACCACCGCCCGTGGTGCGATCTTCGATCTCGACGGCGTCATCGTTGACACCGCCCGCTATCACTACCTCGCGTGGAAACGCCTCGCTGCCGAACTCGGCTTCACCTTCACCGAGGCGCACAACGAACGACTCAAGGGCGTCAGCCGGATTCGCTCGCTGGAAATCCTCCTCGAGATCGGCGGTATCGCCGTCACCCCGCAGGAACGCGAGGCGATGGCCGCCCGCAAAAACGCATGGTATGTGGAGTACATCCGCAAAATGGACGCCTCCGAACTCCTCCCCGGCGCGCGCGATTACCTGAAAAAACTCCGTGCCCGCGGCGTGAAAATCGCCCTCGGCTCCGCCAGCAAAAACGCTCCCCTGATTCTGGATAATCTCCGCATCACCGAACTCTTCGACGCGATTGTTGACGGCAACCACGTCACCAGGGCCAAACCCGACCCCGAAGTTTTTCTCCTCGGCGCCCGCCAGGTGGGCCTCCCGCCAGCGGAATGCGTTGTCTATGAAGATGCCGGGGCCGGCATCGAGGCCGCGCACCGCGCCGGCATGAAAGCCGTCGGCGTCGGCTCTCCCGCCGCCTTGCCCGCCGCCGATTTCCACGTCCCCGACCTTCGCCTGTTGCCCGGATAA
- a CDS encoding twitching motility protein PilT: MRLVIDTNILVSALRSSQGASRAVLNLLYENPQGFTPVLSVPLYHEYQDVLCRPGMVPIPRKDIMAFCRAFAAMSVHQPIYFLWRPQLPDPKDEMALELAVAAGADYIITHNISDFPITSHFGVTALTPGKFLSQIHIKTP; the protein is encoded by the coding sequence ATGCGCCTTGTCATAGACACCAATATTCTCGTTTCGGCCCTCCGCTCCTCGCAGGGCGCGTCGCGCGCGGTTTTGAACCTGCTTTACGAAAACCCGCAGGGCTTCACACCGGTTTTGTCCGTCCCCCTTTATCACGAATACCAGGATGTTCTCTGTCGCCCTGGTATGGTGCCGATTCCGCGCAAGGACATCATGGCTTTTTGCCGCGCCTTTGCCGCGATGTCCGTTCACCAACCCATTTATTTTCTCTGGCGTCCGCAACTCCCCGATCCCAAGGACGAAATGGCCCTTGAACTGGCGGTTGCCGCGGGTGCCGATTACATAATCACACACAACATTTCCGACTTTCCCATCACCAGCCACTTCGGCGTCACTGCACTCACGCCGGGCAAATTCCTGTCACAAATCCATATCAAGACACCATGA
- a CDS encoding lipolytic protein G-D-S-L family, with amino-acid sequence MSSQSTSLHHNEPVLFTRPAYGAPAEAFFLLPPRKLLRVHSSDATLKLVVSDFRIEGRKITYTGTEKIPSFSEKELFPAEKTARSIGHHTDRKRHLLFFEGRYFYDQQIRFDYETDERWTLPGPSAHSRSLPRLSRLATRIAEGRPITVVLLGDSISAGANAVESPRYIEQVCDRLRTLTTGEVTLHNLSKGGMSTPWGVEQAARAVALRPDLFIVAFGMNDASGKYPPENYAANVRRMVTMVTDATPDAECAVVSGMNANPDWHLAHPEFHQAYHEHLKKLADARIAFCDVFTPWNHLVARKGFLSVTGNGVNHPNDYGHRLYADILIRSLLFDTAQDKCSSEVSVPNHG; translated from the coding sequence ATGAGCAGCCAGAGCACATCCCTTCACCACAATGAGCCAGTCCTGTTCACACGTCCTGCATACGGAGCTCCAGCCGAGGCGTTTTTTCTGCTTCCTCCCAGAAAACTCCTCCGGGTGCATTCATCCGATGCAACGCTGAAACTTGTCGTATCCGATTTCCGGATCGAGGGTCGAAAAATCACTTACACCGGAACGGAAAAAATACCTTCGTTTAGTGAAAAAGAGCTGTTCCCCGCCGAAAAGACCGCCCGCTCCATCGGCCATCACACCGACCGTAAACGCCACCTGCTGTTTTTCGAAGGCCGGTATTTTTATGACCAGCAGATACGTTTCGACTACGAAACCGACGAACGCTGGACGCTGCCCGGTCCTTCCGCGCACTCCCGTTCCCTGCCCCGCCTTTCCCGTCTCGCTACCAGAATCGCGGAAGGCCGGCCCATTACCGTCGTCCTCCTCGGCGACAGCATTTCCGCCGGAGCCAATGCCGTGGAGAGCCCCCGTTACATCGAGCAAGTCTGCGACCGCCTTCGCACGCTGACCACAGGCGAAGTCACGTTGCACAACCTCTCCAAAGGCGGCATGAGCACCCCGTGGGGAGTGGAGCAAGCCGCGCGGGCCGTCGCCCTCCGTCCCGACCTGTTTATCGTGGCCTTCGGCATGAACGACGCTTCCGGCAAATATCCTCCAGAAAACTACGCCGCCAACGTCCGGCGCATGGTCACCATGGTGACCGATGCCACCCCCGACGCCGAATGTGCGGTTGTCAGCGGAATGAACGCCAATCCTGACTGGCATCTTGCCCATCCCGAGTTTCACCAAGCCTACCACGAACACCTGAAAAAACTCGCCGACGCACGCATCGCCTTTTGTGACGTATTCACTCCGTGGAACCACCTCGTGGCCCGCAAGGGTTTCCTCAGCGTGACCGGCAACGGCGTCAACCACCCCAACGACTACGGCCACCGCCTGTATGCGGACATCCTGATCCGAAGCCTGTTGTTCGACACGGCACAGGACAAATGTTCATCAGAGGTTTCTGTGCCGAATCATGGATAA
- a CDS encoding aminotransferase, translating to MSYFDHNATTPLSPAARAAWLKMADEAWHNPSSLYRAAARARIRLDSAREALAALLGGEPAHYVFTSGATEGAHAVLGRLAATLPADSRLAINPTEHPCVIAAAQRFFGDRILPLPVTADGVVTAAAIETVLADPSVKTGAVVVMAANNETGVIQPWREIARACRAAAGGAGVPFVCDVTQWLGKLPGGGLGEAETGATLIASAHKFGGPKGVGFVKLPADDPGFRLQPGGSQEHDHRGGTEDLPSIAALVAALADAEQQKVFLESDRLRIRDTAERALLAAVPGARIVGAGADRLWNTVSLLLPFGENTRWVTRLDKRDAQVSTGSACATGKTGPSHVLTALGLSPDEARRSLRISSGWETTESDWQALAAALAEVAAELRQP from the coding sequence ATGTCCTACTTCGACCACAACGCCACCACGCCGCTCTCGCCTGCTGCTCGCGCGGCGTGGCTCAAGATGGCCGACGAAGCCTGGCACAATCCCTCGAGCCTCTATCGCGCCGCCGCCCGGGCCCGCATCCGGCTCGACTCCGCCCGCGAAGCCCTCGCCGCGCTTCTCGGCGGCGAACCCGCGCACTACGTTTTCACCTCCGGCGCCACGGAGGGAGCCCACGCTGTCCTCGGCCGCCTCGCCGCCACGCTGCCCGCCGACAGCCGCCTGGCGATCAATCCGACCGAACACCCCTGCGTGATCGCCGCCGCGCAGCGATTTTTCGGTGACCGCATCCTCCCGCTGCCCGTCACCGCCGACGGCGTGGTCACGGCCGCGGCCATCGAAACCGTCCTCGCCGATCCGTCCGTAAAAACCGGCGCGGTTGTCGTCATGGCCGCGAACAACGAGACCGGCGTCATCCAGCCCTGGCGGGAAATCGCCCGCGCCTGCCGCGCGGCGGCGGGAGGAGCCGGCGTGCCCTTCGTGTGCGACGTCACCCAGTGGCTCGGCAAACTCCCGGGCGGCGGACTCGGCGAAGCGGAAACGGGCGCCACGCTCATCGCCTCCGCCCATAAATTCGGCGGACCGAAGGGCGTCGGTTTCGTCAAGCTCCCGGCCGACGACCCCGGCTTCCGCCTCCAGCCTGGCGGCTCGCAGGAACACGATCACCGCGGCGGCACCGAAGACCTCCCCTCCATTGCCGCGCTGGTGGCCGCGCTGGCCGATGCCGAGCAACAAAAAGTGTTTCTCGAAAGCGACCGGCTGCGTATCCGCGACACGGCCGAACGCGCCCTGCTCGCCGCCGTGCCCGGCGCCCGCATCGTCGGCGCCGGGGCCGATCGTCTCTGGAACACCGTTTCGCTGCTCCTGCCTTTCGGCGAAAACACCCGCTGGGTGACGCGCCTCGACAAACGCGACGCGCAGGTTTCCACCGGCTCCGCCTGCGCGACCGGCAAGACGGGCCCCTCGCACGTCCTCACCGCGCTCGGCCTCTCGCCCGACGAAGCCCGCCGCTCCCTCCGGATCAGTAGTGGATGGGAAACTACGGAATCCGACTGGCAGGCCCTCGCCGCCGCGCTGGCGGAGGTGGCGGCGGAGCTGCGGCAGCCGTGA
- a CDS encoding pilus biosynthesis protein HicB yields the protein MSNITLRVPDSVHEQARNLARSDGISVNSFYASAAAEKIAAMRTVEYLREEAARSTPSDFLRVLNMAPKVPPAPEDVLPARTPAPQKTPRRRAGSRPLSGHRRKASHA from the coding sequence ATGAGCAACATCACCCTCCGAGTCCCTGATTCCGTTCACGAGCAAGCCCGCAATCTCGCCCGGAGCGACGGCATTTCCGTCAACAGTTTTTACGCCTCGGCGGCTGCGGAAAAAATCGCCGCGATGCGCACAGTCGAATACCTCCGCGAAGAAGCCGCCAGATCGACGCCGTCCGATTTCCTGCGCGTTCTCAACATGGCCCCCAAGGTTCCGCCCGCCCCGGAGGACGTCCTGCCTGCTCGCACACCCGCCCCCCAAAAAACACCCCGACGCCGCGCCGGTTCCCGGCCCCTTTCCGGCCACCGACGAAAGGCTTCCCACGCCTGA